The segment GCAAAGATTAACAAGCACTCCATAGATGTTATATCTAAGTGTGATTTTAACGGAAACGTCTATGTTGTCGATAACTCTTTAGTAACTAGTTGGGGAACTTTACTATCTGCAAAAGGAGAAATAGGACAACGTTACTCGGCCCAAgacattaatattaatattcaaGGCAATGTTCAAATTAGCGGAAAGGACAAAGTTACTCAATGGATACTTAAAGTAATCGGCACACCTGACAAAACCAACAGCGACTTTAGGATTAGCCGAGACACCTCAGAGCTTATTAAACTAACTAGCGAGTCTCAACATCCGCAAGATAAAATATCCTTTGCCAAACTTAACTTAATTgtcaaaaatcaattaactGCCAAAGGCGAGTTTCGTGTAGCCAAAAATGGAAAGGGTGACTTTACAGCCAGTATTGACACTCTGAAGACTGAACCGAAGCACAAACTAGAAATAGAATCTAAATTTCACATACAGTCTCCAAAGTACGATATTGATGCTTCCCTAACACTTgatggaaaaaggaaagtgCACTTGAAGTCAGAAAACACTATagaaaagttaaaattctCAACTAAAAACATTGGTGAGGCAAACGACAAAATAATTGCTTTCGAAGCTAATGGAAGTTTAAAAGGCGAATTGCGAGGAAATGGGGAAATACAAGGTACCTTTATATTTAACGCTCCCGATGGTCGAGTCATCGACGGCAGTATCAATCGTAAGATTTCCACAAATGCAAAAAGTGGCTTATCTCAAGGCAACATTGACGCGCAGCTTAGTGATACACCTTTTGGCAGTAATAAGAAACGCTCAATTTCACTAATCGGAAAGCTTGATCGGCTCaacacaaaaaccaaagaatTTTCTGCAAACAGTAATTTAGTCTACACGGCATTTAATGGAGAAAAGTCGGAGATAAGTTATCAAATTAAGCAGCAACCAAACGGGGATGCTAAAAACATCGATTTTAGCCTTAAGGCCTATGGAAATCCACTACCCCAACCTTTTGAGATCGCTTTTGCCTTAGGAGATTACAGTGCACAGCATGCCGTAGTTAGTATCACAAGTAAGTACGGTGAGATTTTTTCTGTAAGTGCAAATGGAAACTACAACAATAATCAAGCACTTGAATATGGGCTTCAGGCTAATATTGAAATTCCGAAATCCACCTTGAAGTCCTTAGAAATAAACAGTCATGGAAAGGTCCTAAAATCTTTAATCGGAAATGAAAACGCTGCATACAATGTAGAATTCTTCCTGGATTCTAAAACCAGTCTAGGGCAATATGCTCGTGTCAATACAGTATGGAACGGCACGGCAAATGATGGCAGCTATGATTTTGAAGCTCAAACTAACAATATGGAGTCTCCATTAAAGTTCAATGGTAAATATCATCGGAAACAAACAGGTAATATAAAAGATGGTGACCTTACCGGTAAACAAACGTACGTACTTAACGCACAGTACGGAGCACAATACGTAAAAATGGATGCTTCATTAGGTTATGGAGCCGAGAAAGTAGATATAGCATATGTTATAGATTCCAGCTTTGATTCTGTAAAAGATATCAAAGTTAATATTCGCACTTTTAAACCTTTGGATGATTCGACATATGTAGTCACTGCACTATTCAAACAGACTGACAAGTCATACGGATTAGACACAACATTTTATCATTCGGCCCACAAAAAAGGTGTTGATATTCGTTTAGATCTGTTGAAAGAAAAGCCAATTATCATATCGAGCATTGCTGAACTCTTAGGAGACCGAAAAGGAAAGGTACTCTTTGAAATTCTAAACTTGGCCGATTTGgacattaaaataaatagtgAAGCTTCATACGTCAGCATTGATGAGTTTTATATAATTGTCAACTGGAGCTCGAAGAAATTAAAGCTCGATGGCTACGAACTTGAAGCACGAGCTCAAAGTAAGAACATTAAAATTCAACTTAAGAATGAAAATGGCATAATTTTCTCAGGTACAGCCACTTATGCTCTTAAAAAAGAACTAAACAAAACTATTATCGATGGACAAGGCAAAGTGCAGTATCAAGGAAAGGCGCTCAGTGGCAATTTTAAGCTTACCCGGCAACACTTTGATTTTGGTACTGATAGGGAAGTTGGTTTCTCTTACACTTTTATGGGTAATTTAGGATCGAAAAACGGATTAGGCACTTTAAAAATCACAAACAAGGAATTCAACACCAAATTTTCCGTTTGTGAAGAAAAGAGACAGTGTACAAATTTAATAGTACAATCAATTGTGAGCATTGATGAACAAAAACTGGACGCTGTGGAACATACCACACTTATTATTGTTGACCTGAGAGATTTTGGATATCCATACGAGTTTGAATTAAAGTCTCAAAATACACGTCAAGGTCTTAAGTATCAGTACCATTTAGATAGCTTTATTATAACaggaaataatttcaagtACCAATTTACAGCCAACGTTCAGCCCACGTCGTCCACAATTAAATTAGCACTCCCGAAACGTCAAATTTTGTTCGAAACTACTCAGAAAATACCAGCAGACGGAAGCCTTTTTGGCCGCTACGAGCAAACAGCTTCATTCTTTATTGACAAGTTGCAAAAGCCTGACGACGTTGCCCGCTTTTCTGCTATTGTAGATGTAACGGGCACCGAACGCGTTGCATTCAACGCCAACGGGAAACTTAAGTTTGAACATCCAACTATTCGTCCATTAAGTATTTCTGGACAATTGAATGGAGACGTGAATCAACAGATCGCAAGCGCCGAagtaatatttgatattttccgACTGCCGGAACAAAAAGTGGTTGGAAACAGTGAATTGCGCAACTCCCGTTCTCAAAATGGTTTCaatattgcatatattacaacTGTTAAGTCTGCTGGCCTTCAGTTTCAGTACCAAATAAATAGTAACGCTGCAGTGGATATTGAAGCCCATGAGTATAACATTGGCTTGGAATTAAATAACGGTGAAATCGATGTTAAGGCGATTTCGTTTTTAAATAAGGAAAAATTTGAAATCTCTTTAAGTGAATCAAATAAACATATCATTTATATAGTCGGAGACTTTTCTAAGCAAAACCATTATGCAAAGCTTAATACAAAGGTTCAAATTCTTGATAAAAATCCAATTGAAATTACATCGGAGGTTCAACCTAATTCTGCAAAGATTATACTGAAGCGTCAAGATTTCATCGATGGCACTGCAGAAGTTAAGCTGGGCAAGGAATTTAAAGTAGATGTCATTGGAAGTGGGAAACAATTATTTAATGGCCGAGTGGCATTAGATGCAACAAACTTTTTACAAACAAACTACTTTATAAATGAAGATCATCTAAATGGTTTCTGGGTAAGATATATTAAGTTAAATTCGTTGGtatttatgatatatatattttttacagcATATTGTTGAAtcggaaataaataaagataGTGAATATATTTCTGAAAATATCAAGGAACGCTTAAAAAAATCTCGTCAAGTTACGgataaaattgttaaattggCTAAAGAAGCTGGACCAGATTTTTCCAAACTGCAGGGTAAATTACTTGATTATAAAAATGATATTGTTCAAGAGCTTGAGGCTGATCAATCAATTGCACCGATTATTGATGGCATGTAAGTAAATGATTCAGTATAACATTTTCGTTAAAATATATGCATTCCCTTTTTTAGACGCAccctatttaaaaaaatagcCGGTATTGTTGATGACATAAACAAGGCAATATCAGAAATATTGGAAAAGGCTCAGAAGTCCATTGTTGATATTTACGATAAATTGCAAGCCCTTTGGAAGGATTCCCTTCTTAAAGCCTGGGAAGATTTCATTATAACTGTACAGAAACTAATAAGTACACTCAAAACTGAGTTTATCAAGATTTGTACACAGTCATTTAAAGATCTCCTTTCTGCGCTTGAGAAATATGGACCAGCTCTGAAAAACTATGGAAAAGCTATTGGAGAAATTGTAAAACCTATAAACGACGCTGCTCAGGAAGTCATTAAAATTGTGGTTAATGCCGCTGAAGGTGTAACCCATGAATTCAAGCAATATGTCGCAAGCCTTCCGTCATTTGAAAGTATTCGTAATGAGTTTAATGACAAAGTTAAAGTTCTGAAACTATTTGAAAAGGCAACAGAGTTAACAAATAGTCTATTTGATCAGATTAACATTTTACCACAGACCCCAGAGACTTCCGAGTTTCTACAAAAACTCCACGATTACTTAATCGCTAAATTAAAGCAAGAACATATTGATAATGAAAAATACATCGAAGAACTTGGACAGCTTTTAATAAAGGCTGTTCGTTCCATTTGGGTCTCGATTAGAAGCACTTATCCAGGCTCATCGGATCATGTAATTGATTTTCAATCTTGGATTGGTTCTCTAACGCATTCTTTTGACTCATTGGCTGTTCTTCCGAGCATACTTTCATTCCGTTCAAGTATCTTAAACTGTTTATTAAATGAGAATTGGGATGTAGTATTTAACAAAAAGCTATTATACTCATGGATATTCTTTAACGACTTCGAACTACGAGGCCATGTCGTCGATGGGAAGCATATATTCACTTTCGACGGCCTGAATTTCGCGTATCCGGGCAACTGCAAATATATTCTCGCTCAGGACAGTGTTGACAATAACTTCACAATAATTGGTCAGCTTACAAATGGAAAACTTAAGAGCATTACGCTTATAGATCGGGAGGGTAGCTATTTCGAAGTAGCAGACAACCTTGCCCTGAAGCTAAATGGAAACCTAGTTGAATACCCACAACACTTGTCTGGTCTTCACGCGTGGCGCCGATTTTACACTATTCACTTATATTCTGAGTACGGAGTAGGCATAGTATGTACATCAGACCTGAAGGTTTGCCACATCAACATAAACGGATTTTACACAAGCAAAACCAGAGGACTTCTCGGCAACGGCAACGCAGAACCATATGATGACTTCTTGCTAATCGATGGTACCTTAGCCGAAAATTCGGCCGCCCTAGGCAACGACTATGGAGTAGGAAAATGCACAGCAATTGAATTTGACAATAACCAGTTTAAAAGCTCCAAAAGACAGGAAATGTGTAGCGAACTGTTTGGTATTGAATCGACTCTGGCTTTCAATTTCATTACCTTGGATTCGAGACCTTACCGCAAGGCATGTGATATTGCACTTGCAAAAGTGgctgaaaaggaaaaggaggCCACTGCGTGCACGTTTGCTTTAGCTTATGGTTCGGCAGTTAAGCAGATTAATAAGTGGGTGCTATTACCACCGCGTTGCATTAAGTGCGCAGGACCTGCTGGACAACACGACTTTGGAGATGAGTTTACTGTTAAGTTACCAAACAACAAGGTTGACGTTGTATTTGTCGTTGATATCAATGTAACACCCGGAGTGCTGTCTAATTTAATAGCGCCGGCCATCAATGATATTCGTGAATCATTAAGAAGCCGGGGATTTTCAGATGTACAAGTCGGAGTGATTGTTTTCGAGGAAACCAAACGATATCCCGCTCTACTCACAAGTGATGGTGGCAAAATTAACTACAAGGGAAACGTTGCTGATGTTAAGCTGGCTGGAATAAAGAGCTTCTGTGACAATTGTGTGGAGCAAATTATAACTGAAAAACGAATTTTAGATATTTACAATTCTTTAAAAGAAATAGTAAAGGGCATTGCACCCCAAGCAGATGAAAAGGCGTTCCAATTGGCTTTAGATTATCCCTTCCGCGCTGGGGCGGCAAAAAGCATTATCGGTGTGCGAAGTGATTCTTTAGAATATAAGAATTGGGTAAGCCAAGCATTTCTAGTTtcgaaatatgaaaaaaaccaacattttttatttttagtggaaattTGTTCGAGCTCAGTTAACTGGATCCATCACTAAGTTTGATGGTGCACTTATTCATCTTATTGCACCAGTAAAGGGGCTCTCATTAGAAGGAGTGTTAAGCGAAAAACTAATTGGTACGAAGTTGTACTTATACCTATAAGTCCATATGATGACCTTCTTGTATTTTAGGCTTCAATTCTCGATTGGTGGCTACTGTAGATGGGAAAGACAGCAAAAAACGGACTAAGCTGCAATTCGATAACGACATGGGCATTGACTTTGTCCTTAATAACGGTGGCTGGGTGTTTGCCACacaaaactttgaaaaattaaaagcttcGGACCAAAAGAAAATGTTGAATCAGATTACATCATCGCTGGCAGATACTCTCTTTAAGACGGAAATCGTCAGTGACTGTCGCTGTCTTCCGATTCATGGATTGCACGGCCAACATAAGTGCGTCATTAAGTCATCAACATTTGTTGCgaacaaaaaggcaaaatcTGCCTAAACTGGGCTTACATGTTTTATCGAATCCCTTCGTGAGGAAAAATCTTTTTTTAAACTAAGTAAAacgaaaaattaataaaaacttaataTCACAAAACTTTTTTACTGAAGAAAAGGTTATTGGAAAGTTATAAAAAATGCAAGACAAcgtttacatatatacaaaaagtTGCCCTGTTAGGACTAACTTGAACTGTGTTCATGAAAATTGCTATGATTTACAGTTTTAATGGgcaaattttttataatatcattatgtatttaatttcaaacaatcaacaaatgtttcacttttattttttaaatagtttcgaaagtataaattaaaacaacataatAGACAGAAATCTGGTGTTCACTGAAATAGCAGTGctatggaaaaataataaaaaaaaattagggCCTAATACTTAGTTGGATAGCCTTTGTTAGCCAGCACAGCCTTACACCTACGTGGCATGGAGTCCACCTGGTCCTGGCGACATTTGGGGGGAATTTTTGAACATGCATCCTGCAAAACTTGCCAAAGCTGAGCCTTACACACTTACACTTGTTCACATGACAGTAAGACATCACTaagtatatttacatatgcgtTTGGTGAATAATACCATAccattatataaaaaacaagcCTATACCAGGATTTTGGGTCCACCATGATTAAAAGTCTTGAGTGGTACTCCGTGTTTGGAGGTCGTCGGACATACTATCGTGATAACATGAAAAACTAACGGgactttctttttttcctaTCTTCACATtccattttacaaaaaaaggTGGAATAAAAAGTCGATTCCGAAAAGGGACAAGGAAAAATACCTTTGTATTTCTTAGTTTCCCTTGCACTACTACTTCATTGAAGACAGCTGTATATGCTCATCCTCCCACTAGTCCAGCGTTTAGAGTTTTTAAGATCTCTTACTCGTTTAACGATCCACTTGCTTACGGGGTATTTAAGGAtcctaaaataaatatgtaaccATAAATAGCGAGGGATCTAGCTCTTAAATTTTTTCCCCGCTAAGCTAGCGGGTTGATGTTCTGCTTGATATGCTAGATAAAGTAAGTGTGGCTCCCAATGACTTTAAATCAATGATTTCATACAGAACAACTGGCAAACACACAGAGGGATAAGCATATTATGCGAGCACCCCAGTCCAGCGTTTACATTGCTTACATTGTTTATTAACaagaaaacataaatttattttatttcatatagTAATCCTTATATTAATACTTTATTAAACtgtaatatgaaatatttattacatgTCTGTGATATAAGCTTTTCAAGTTAGTAAAATTAATGTTTTGACAATAAAAAAAGCGCGACGCTTTGCTCATGTTATAGGTTATTAAATCATTTCGTTTTATACTTATGTTAATTTGAACATATTAAATaaagtaataattaaaaatatcgAATTTTATTAGTACAAAGATATTTTAGtgatttttgaaatattcttaaaatgtacaaatatttcattaacgTAATTTAGGCACTTCCTCAATTTGGATTTGTTcgtaaatatacaaatattgtcACCAGCATAGCtaagtataaaataaaattgagtctactttatgtatatatttatgtacttttaacttaaaagtaAAAGATTTCGTTAAGAGATTGGCGCTCAGTTAggacacatatatttttatttctatcggacggaaaatataaaattgtaaGGCAAGCTGTAAAAGTAATTTTGTTATAGAATTAGGTAAAATAAGATTGTGTTATTACTTACGCTAAGGGCAACCACACTCATCAACAACCATTTTTGGCAAGTCTCGTTTAATAATACCATCATCACCATAATATATTAAGGACATACTAGAGAATTTTATTGGGGCGCAACACGGTCGCATTCCATTCATAAGTCCCATTTTCCGATACTCCTCTATAAAATGAGCATGAAATGTTTGGAAAGTGTCTGGCGTCCTAAAAGAGCCCGTGCAATCGCCTCGGCAATAGTTTGCAAAATATCCTCTGGGTGCAATAATCCAGTCATCCCAACCTAGTGCTTTGAAAGAAACATAAAAAGATTCTTTACAGCACTGTCCATTTAAAGCTCCGCCACAATCTACGGCGCGTCGCCTAACACGCCTTGTTCTGGATGATTCTGTATGAAGTACGAGAAATGGTCGATTGGGATTCGTACTCAAGTAGTCGGATGAGTTTCCTCTCAGTTTCGAAGTTTGAAAGAGGTGCAAAGAGTAACGACCACCGCATCCAGTACAATCAATCAACAAACGCAGTTTTTCGTGACTGGTATGGCCGTACCATTCACGGATTGTATCGGTTAAATCGAATTTTTGCCATCCTAAATTTTTCGGGTCAACTTGAAAAGAAGCTCGGAAGATAATAGCCTTATCTATTCCCTATAAATAAAGAGCTTTAAAAATTAgttaaaaaacaatatttttaatgttacCTTCTCCGTAATATTGATTGAAGTTGATAACTGAAATACCCATATTTTTATTCTGTGATGTGGTTTATTTGCTCCCCATTTTCGTTTAGTGTTTAGTAAATGTTTTTCTGGcaaactttttgctttttcaaTCCAAAGACTATGTGGCTTGTCTATCCTTATATGAATCTGAGCGCTTCGTATGGATAATTTTTGGCTGGGAACACGGCGGTTTTGGGCCGAAAACTCGAGTATTCGATATTGTCGATATTGGGttccttaaaataaaatatattatgccAATGAATAAGAAGACTACACACAGTCATATGAGcgaattacaaaaaaatatattgcattgttttttttcttcaaaaaCAGATATATTGTAAAGTTTACAATTTTTGTACAGTTAACTAAAAATCAAAGCTTTGTATATAAAATGTACTCTTAAGCGTTTTGTAGGCGTTAGAGATGGCGGATATTGGTAGACATTAAAAAAACCTCAACTACTTCAACTTTAATATAacgtatttaaatatattcgttttTGTCCATATCGATCGTATCGATGTCAGGGCCTGTAAAATCTAGAAAGTTCagataaaaaattaaaaatttcagAGAAGAAGCACTCTCACAAGCTACCACGCTTACACTTTTAAGAaagcgtttttatttttagtcattatataatttgttttgccaatttctatcggtaTGCCATACATACCGCCACAAGCCGGTTTCTACTGATTTGCCTAATGTTTTTTGGGCACGATCActctttcttatttttattactgtatattactattactatatattaatatatattataatataataatatataatagtaactatagtatatagtatagtatagtatagtaaaGTATGTTAAAGGCAGGAAGAatcgtttccgactatatatagtatatatattcttgatcaggatcaatagccgaatCAATCTAGCCATGTCTGTATGGAACGTCTAGATCTCatgaactataaaagctagaaggttagAAGCATACTAGCTAGAAGCATACCGATTGTAGACACCTAAACGCATCGCACGTGTGTTGAGCCAACTCCCACAAACCTCcgaaaacttttgaaaaagttttgatattttctcatatttttagtctgtagtcttgt is part of the Drosophila melanogaster chromosome 4 genome and harbors:
- the apolpp gene encoding apolipophorin, isoform D: MARMKYNIALIGILASVLLTIAVNAENACNLGCPKSDNGLLKYIPGNYYDYSFDSILTIGASSDVPNDSDDTSLKVSGSAKIFAKGNCGYTLQLSSVKVTNTKESVEKKILNSIQKPVQFTLVSGILEPQICSDSSDLDYSLNIKRAVVSLLQSGIEAEHEVDVFGMCPTHTSTSKVGNANIITKARNLNSCSHREQINSGLVSGKVNEKAGITSSLLLQANYIKESRIVNHLIENVQLTETYKFIGNTKRNSDISAKVVTILKLKNPSGTKANSPGTGSTVRSLIFQRPETYTSKNINALKTILSDLVDSTGDYVKKETAKKFVEFIRLLRQSDSETLLELAAFPHPNKVLARKVYLDGLFRTSTAESARVILKQLSKFDEKEKLLAILSLNIVKSVDKETLNQAASQLLPNAPKELYIAVGNLVAKYCLKNYCQGPEIDAISKKFSDGLKHCKPNTKREEERIVYILKGLGNAKSLSGNTVAALSECASTGRSNRIRVAALHAFSKVKCEETLQSKSLELLKNRNEDSELRIEAYLSAISCPNAEVANQISEIVNSETVNQVGGFISSNLKAIRDSTDVSRDQQKYHLANIRVTKTFPVDYRRYSFNNEVSYKLESLGVGASTDYQIIYSQHGFLPRSSRINVTTEFFGTNYNVFEASVRQENVEDVLEYYLGPKGLVNKDFDEIVKLIEVGNNGVAAGGRARRSIVDDVSKISKKYKMYGVKNVQDLNLDVSLKLFGSELAFLSLGDNIPSSLDDIINYFSTSFEKAKQELSSFEKQFSSHHLFLDTDLAYPTSIGVPLELVAQGFAATKVDLAVSLDINAILEQNWQKAKYRLKFVPSVDINANVQIGFNAQVLSTGLRVVSSAHSATGSDITVAVISDGEGFNVDLELPREKLELINFNVDTELYVAEQDKQKAIALKGNKKNKNSQPSEICFNQLELVGLNICIKSSTSLSEVQAGNGNVAERGLSVSEKFHLSRPFNFAVYLTTERKFTFKGIHTQEAFSQKWKLDYSTPGSKVSHDTTVVYELGNKPKTFSRLSFDNSQCHFAVEGGINNDKNELVVYGQYEQDKEIKKSKIGFSKNGNEYKPLIEIQDNNGISNSINGYHADGKIVVKKNSNNIERYNFENFQVSNSNNAHVAVNGWSDVGTNSLTSELRISLDHQTFLIKENLKLENGLYEAGFFINDEHSPENIYGSSIHLTIADQSYALKTNGKAAAWSIGSDGSFNFQKLADSNSARAGSLVENVEIQYKNKQVGGIKIMSNFDVNKMDVDVEISREQKIGSIIVKYESNQRHAQDYSLEASAKINKHSIDVISKCDFNGNVYVVDNSLVTSWGTLLSAKGEIGQRYSAQDININIQGNVQISGKDKVTQWILKVIGTPDKTNSDFRISRDTSELIKLTSESQHPQDKISFAKLNLIVKNQLTAKGEFRVAKNGKGDFTASIDTLKTEPKHKLEIESKFHIQSPKYDIDASLTLDGKRKVHLKSENTIEKLKFSTKNIGEANDKIIAFEANGSLKGELRGNGEIQGTFIFNAPDGRVIDGSINRKISTNAKSGLSQGNIDAQLSDTPFGSNKKRSISLIGKLDRLNTKTKEFSANSNLVYTAFNGEKSEISYQIKQQPNGDAKNIDFSLKAYGNPLPQPFEIAFALGDYSAQHAVVSITSKYGEIFSVSANGNYNNNQALEYGLQANIEIPKSTLKSLEINSHGKVLKSLIGNENAAYNVEFFLDSKTSLGQYARVNTVWNGTANDGSYDFEAQTNNMESPLKFNGKYHRKQTGNIKDGDLTGKQTYVLNAQYGAQYVKMDASLGYGAEKVDIAYVIDSSFDSVKDIKVNIRTFKPLDDSTYVVTALFKQTDKSYGLDTTFYHSAHKKGVDIRLDLLKEKPIIISSIAELLGDRKGKVLFEILNLADLDIKINSEASYVSIDEFYIIVNWSSKKLKLDGYELEARAQSKNIKIQLKNENGIIFSGTATYALKKELNKTIIDGQGKVQYQGKALSGNFKLTRQHFDFGTDREVGFSYTFMGNLGSKNGLGTLKITNKEFNTKFSVCEEKRQCTNLIVQSIVSIDEQKLDAVEHTTLIIVDLRDFGYPYEFELKSQNTRQGLKYQYHLDSFIITGNNFKYQFTANVQPTSSTIKLALPKRQILFETTQKIPADGSLFGRYEQTASFFIDKLQKPDDVARFSAIVDVTGTERVAFNANGKLKFEHPTIRPLSISGQLNGDVNQQIASAEVIFDIFRLPEQKVVGNSELRNSRSQNGFNIAYITTVKSAGLQFQYQINSNAAVDIEAHEYNIGLELNNGEIDVKAISFLNKEKFEISLSESNKHIIYIVGDFSKQNHYAKLNTKVQILDKNPIEITSEVQPNSAKIILKRQDFIDGTAEVKLGKEFKVDVIGSGKQLFNGRVALDATNFLQTNYFINEDHLNGFWHIVESEINKDSEYISENIKERLKKSRQVTDKIVKLAKEAGPDFSKLQGKLLDYKNDIVQELEADQSIAPIIDGIRTLFKKIAGIVDDINKAISEILEKAQKSIVDIYDKLQALWKDSLLKAWEDFIITVQKLISTLKTEFIKICTQSFKDLLSALEKYGPALKNYGKAIGEIVKPINDAAQEVIKIVVNAAEGVTHEFKQYVASLPSFESIRNEFNDKVKVLKLFEKATELTNSLFDQINILPQTPETSEFLQKLHDYLIAKLKQEHIDNEKYIEELGQLLIKAVRSIWVSIRSTYPGSSDHVIDFQSWIGSLTHSFDSLAVLPSILSFRSSILNCLLNENWDVVFNKKLLYSWIFFNDFELRGHVVDGKHIFTFDGLNFAYPGNCKYILAQDSVDNNFTIIGQLTNGKLKSITLIDREGSYFEVADNLALKLNGNLVEYPQHLSGLHAWRRFYTIHLYSEYGVGIVCTSDLKVCHININGFYTSKTRGLLGNGNAEPYDDFLLIDGTLAENSAALGNDYGVGKCTAIEFDNNQFKSSKRQEMCSELFGIESTLAFNFITLDSRPYRKACDIALAKVAEKEKEATACTFALAYGSAVKQINKWVLLPPRCIKCAGPAGQHDFGDEFTVKLPNNKVDVVFVVDINVTPGVLSNLIAPAINDIRESLRSRGFSDVQVGVIVFEETKRYPALLTSDGGKINYKGNVADVKLAGIKSFCDNCVEQIITEKRILDIYNSLKEIVKGIAPQADEKAFQLALDYPFRAGAAKSIIGVRSDSLEYKNWWKFVRAQLTGSITKFDGALIHLIAPVKGLSLEGVLSEKLIGFNSRLVATVDGKDSKKRTKLQFDNDMGIDFVLNNGGWVFATQNFEKLKASDQKKMLNQITSSLADTLFKTEIVSDCRCLPIHGLHGQHKCVIKSSTFVANKKAKSA